A window of Rufibacter sp. LB8 contains these coding sequences:
- a CDS encoding M28 family metallopeptidase, producing MARVRKTIAALASEEMHGRGYAFKGDSLAANYLEQRYASMGLQSFTAGFRQNFTLPINILDNRLLLEVNGQTLQPGVDFIAHGATGAGAGDGRVYQLDTTLLLDVDAAQNFLATKLRNTVLVVRQRHFQNLLSLPEPFRAQLATVKAVVVLQPGAKVMATVRTEQLPFPVLEVLEKSWPAHAKKVKFAVDARLEQAYKSQNLIGFIPGKLQPDSFVVITAHYDHLGRQGKTLMFPGAHDNASGTAFLLELAHWYAQPQNTPDYSIAFMAFAAEEAGLLGSKFYTENPLFPLAKIKFLLNLDLMSTGEEGMMAVNGSVFPKQFSLLQQLNRQHQFLPQIKSRGKAANSDHYYFTEQGVPSFFFYTLGGTTTEYHHPNDKAETLPLTKFPQVFALIKAFIAAL from the coding sequence ATGGCCCGCGTCCGGAAGACCATTGCGGCGTTGGCTTCTGAAGAAATGCACGGCCGCGGCTACGCGTTCAAAGGCGACAGCTTGGCCGCCAATTACCTGGAACAAAGGTACGCAAGCATGGGGCTACAATCTTTTACGGCTGGGTTTCGGCAGAACTTCACGCTTCCCATCAACATTCTGGATAACCGCCTGCTCCTGGAAGTGAACGGCCAAACACTGCAGCCCGGCGTAGATTTCATTGCCCACGGCGCCACGGGCGCAGGTGCCGGTGACGGGCGCGTGTACCAGTTAGACACCACTTTGCTGCTAGACGTAGATGCCGCCCAAAACTTTTTGGCCACCAAACTCAGGAACACGGTGCTGGTGGTGCGGCAGCGGCATTTCCAAAATCTGTTGTCATTGCCTGAGCCTTTCCGGGCTCAGCTGGCCACGGTGAAGGCGGTAGTGGTGCTGCAACCCGGCGCCAAGGTGATGGCCACGGTGCGCACTGAGCAATTGCCGTTCCCGGTGCTGGAAGTGCTGGAGAAAAGCTGGCCCGCCCACGCCAAGAAAGTGAAATTTGCCGTGGATGCCCGCCTGGAACAAGCCTACAAAAGCCAGAATCTCATTGGCTTTATCCCCGGCAAGCTGCAACCAGACTCGTTTGTGGTGATCACGGCGCATTATGACCACCTGGGCCGCCAAGGCAAAACCCTCATGTTCCCGGGCGCCCATGACAACGCCAGCGGCACGGCTTTTCTGCTGGAACTGGCCCATTGGTACGCGCAGCCGCAGAACACACCAGACTATTCCATCGCGTTTATGGCCTTCGCCGCCGAAGAAGCCGGTTTGCTGGGCTCCAAATTCTACACAGAGAACCCGCTGTTCCCGCTGGCCAAGATTAAATTCCTGCTGAACCTGGACTTAATGAGCACCGGCGAAGAAGGCATGATGGCCGTGAACGGTTCTGTTTTTCCAAAGCAGTTTTCCCTCTTACAACAGCTCAACCGACAGCACCAGTTTTTACCGCAGATTAAAAGTCGGGGAAAAGCGGCCAACTCAGACCATTACTATTTCACCGAGCAAGGCGTGCCTTCATTTTTCTTTTACACGCTGGGCGGCACCACCACCGAGTACCACCACCCTAATGACAAAGCCGAAACCTTGCCCCTGACCAAATTCCCGCAGGTGTTTGCCCTGATCAAGGCCTTTATTGCAGCGTTGTAA
- a CDS encoding VanZ family protein — MRFLTYAPALGWAVLILIGTLLPAQALPSAPQWELLTFDSLVHAVLFGGQLLLALYALRKDRNLTSLSFTVAFLLVVLFGGLVEVLQGSMGYGRSADIGDAISNTVGCLLGLVLWFAVVRRF, encoded by the coding sequence GTGCGTTTTTTAACCTATGCACCGGCGCTGGGGTGGGCAGTACTGATCCTGATCGGGACGCTGCTGCCTGCCCAGGCGTTACCTTCCGCCCCGCAATGGGAACTCCTCACCTTTGATTCCCTGGTCCATGCTGTGCTCTTCGGGGGCCAACTTTTGCTGGCGCTGTATGCCTTGCGCAAAGACCGCAACCTGACTTCTCTTTCTTTCACGGTGGCGTTTCTGCTGGTGGTGCTGTTTGGAGGCCTGGTAGAAGTGCTGCAGGGCTCCATGGGCTACGGCCGGTCTGCAGACATAGGCGATGCCATCAGTAACACCGTGGGCTGCCTTCTGGGGCTGGTGCTCTGGTTTGCGGTGGTGCGCCGTTTTTAG
- the gcvH gene encoding glycine cleavage system protein GcvH — protein sequence MNFPEELKYTKDHEWVRIEGNEAFVGITEFAQRELGDIVYVDIDTLDKTVAKDEVFGTVEAVKTVSDLFCPVTGTVLEINEKLDGNPELVNSDPYGDGWMIRMSVDNESEVAELMTAAAYRELVGA from the coding sequence ATGAACTTCCCAGAAGAACTGAAATACACCAAAGACCATGAGTGGGTACGCATTGAAGGCAATGAGGCTTTTGTAGGCATCACAGAATTCGCGCAGCGCGAACTGGGCGATATTGTGTACGTGGACATTGACACGCTGGACAAAACCGTGGCCAAAGACGAAGTGTTTGGTACCGTGGAGGCCGTGAAAACCGTGTCTGACCTGTTCTGCCCCGTGACCGGCACTGTACTGGAAATCAACGAAAAACTGGATGGCAACCCAGAACTGGTGAACTCTGACCCTTACGGCGATGGCTGGATGATCAGAATGTCAGTAGACAATGAAAGCGAAGTAGCCGAGCTCATGACGGCTGCCGCATACCGCGAACTGGTAGGCGCTTAA
- the sprA gene encoding cell surface protein SprA gives MFTKKKPQILAAAVGLVSLMAWLTQAEPGKFSIADAGVRFLAFSAAQQPAQDTTKKIDYIPSRRPKIQFDDRRGDPFSNRTSQSPLLLPLPKNITLDVQPDDSLKRYEIREQIGDFDYRDPSTMSFEEYSRYQQRQAIREYWRTKSQSLDEQNPAATSRRLVPTIDVGGRTFDRLFGGNTVDIRPNGLATLKFGALFNRNENPAIPLRQQSTGDFEFDQSIALNIDGRIGEKMRITANWDTKANFDFENNLKLEYTGYPEEIIRKIEAGNVSLPLNNSLISGGQNLFGLKTQLQLGRLSVTAIAANQRGSIDAVDIQNGAQNRRFEIRADEYDANRHFFLSQFFRDRYDQSLRNLPLVNSGIVIRRLEVYITNDNRTTQNLRNIVALMDLGEPNPYRNQFSNGLPPNAAAGNGQNRLYGSLTANNVRGNNQVDNFLESLGLRKTVDFERVRARRLDQREYKFNPQLGYISLNSTLLPEQVLGVAFEYTLNGRTYKVGELQDDYQNVQEDQVIFLKLLRATNPGLNTPTWDLMMKNVYALNANQIERNNFQLNVVYKDDETGGDLTSLQDESRLKGIPLVQVFNLDKVNTNNDRPADGNFDFLSGITIDPETGRIFFPQVEPFGSYLRSRFDPVSENQLIQKYVYQELYDSIQTDAQQFSQKNKFFLTGRYQASSTDEIMLPGIRIAEGSVAVFSGGTKLVEGQDYQVFYDLGRVKILNPSYLNSASNLRVTFEKADILNIQPRTLLGARFDYKVDNDLILGATVLHQGERPFINRVSIGDEPSNNTVYGFDVNYRRDSRFLTRMTDKLPFLETKAPSSITLGAEIAQLVPQKTEFVGENGVSYIDDFENSKTPYTLGGFNTNAWRVAATPFPLAANRTGLEYAYNRAKLAWYTIDQIYYSANNLRPSNITREELENHYIRGVQRREIFPNRDPETNNTFEYTFDLAYYPEERGQYNYNPNVSADGIRLLNSSFNNNSIRNNWAGISRDISFDNNFDNANIEYLEFWMMDPFIKGERGRKIITGQDDAENSRDENGKLVFNLGNISEDLLKDQRYAFENGLPTDGNLQAVEDTPWGRVTRNQFLTDAFDNNPGSRQFQDIGLEGLNDSDEKAFFQRIHAQYGTFADPSADNFRHHLDPVYDAGNTNVLRRYKDFNGMEGNSPVNSNLSSYAYPDKEDLNRDNVISDLEQYYEYGIDLRPSRMNVGENYIVDRVDTLDAGGEQVRWYQFRIPIRKPTGNVNNMQGFKSIRFMRMYMTQFEKPVVLRMVQMQFVANQWRTYNTVLSNGVPCQGCDSDADNFNVSTVSIEENGEVDQGTIPYTLPPGVERQRDYSSSNNRRQNEQALQLCVENLRDSFSKAVYKNVSQDMLIYKRLKMYIHAQSASGTQNDEVRAFIRIGTDYTQNYYEYSIPLKITPQGSTDPNQIWDPGNTVDLAFDELVRIKSLRNRANHPLNTLFSETVDGKIISVMGNPDFSEVQSIMIGLQNPATADRSSQSVCIWVNELRVSDFDRTAGWAATARANVKLADFANLTATGSYTTVGFGGIQQRAAQRARENTGQFDITANIAAEKLLPKSLGLVVPLSVQYGKTVVEPRYDPLDRDTEMDLSLQKFENEGEREAYRQEIVSQTTTKSINLLNVRKEKTDPEAKSRIYDIENLSVSYAYTEVLHTDIQTDRNYTKSYTGGIAYTFNNTPKSYQPFSEAKIAQSPYLRWLKEFNFTLMPARIAVRADLDRRYNETFMQGRTSPYSLPDTAGYRPTFQKSFFFNRIYDVKWDLTKSLSLDYTATNRSVIDEPDGRINGDVDSLRWKNKQIWHNLQRFGRNTNFNQLVALTYRLPLDKFPLTDWLSADARYEAGFTWTSASTALSNNDTLQLGNTIENKTEKSLSGKVDLVRLYNKVKILKAVNDATPQPSVKQAQNGRLASGTPGAAAADSTQKRENKALKAVLRTLMSARSVNFTFAQTEGTLLPGFLPTAQNFGLADGFGAPGMGFVLGKQYPLNELYERANNEGWYTDSSQYLNTPLSALNSINLTARATIEPFRNFIITLDAAMNKSEIEEVFYRRDTEDLVVKRQNPFTTGAYRVSFITVQTMFESKAGNQSAAFETFIRNRSAIASQLNAANNGPGVYAMNSQDVLIPAFIRAYQGKGVEGYEAKPAKPFDAVPLPNWNIVYNGLSSLPLFQKYFSSFTLNHAYQSNLAVANFSTSLEYNFEPSGFPDITNQQGEIIPYYIVNQVAITESMSPLIGVNFRTKGQITGRLEYKTQRNLLLNMTNAQVTENGVKDIVVGLGYTTTNFKVPFRIGGERKTLQNELTMRLDLTIRDNETVQRTIAVDNNGVEYQNNLTTAGSLQMQLRPTIDYVVSQRLNVQLYFTQNINEPKVANSFRNTVTEGGVQIRFSLSD, from the coding sequence GTGTTTACTAAAAAGAAGCCTCAGATTCTTGCAGCCGCGGTAGGGTTGGTGTCGTTGATGGCTTGGCTCACGCAGGCCGAGCCCGGTAAGTTTTCCATAGCAGACGCAGGCGTCCGCTTTTTGGCTTTTTCTGCTGCCCAGCAGCCGGCACAAGACACCACCAAGAAAATAGACTACATTCCGTCCCGTCGGCCAAAAATTCAGTTTGATGACCGGCGCGGCGACCCGTTTTCTAACCGCACCTCCCAGTCGCCGCTGCTGTTGCCGCTGCCCAAGAACATCACCTTAGATGTGCAGCCAGATGACAGCCTGAAGCGCTATGAGATACGGGAGCAGATTGGCGATTTTGACTACCGCGACCCCAGCACCATGAGCTTTGAGGAGTATAGCCGCTACCAGCAACGGCAGGCCATACGCGAATACTGGCGCACCAAATCACAGAGCTTAGACGAACAGAACCCCGCCGCCACCAGCCGCCGCCTGGTACCTACCATTGATGTGGGCGGCCGCACCTTTGACCGTCTGTTTGGCGGCAATACCGTTGACATCAGGCCAAACGGGTTGGCCACGCTCAAATTTGGGGCGCTGTTCAACCGCAATGAAAACCCAGCCATTCCTTTACGTCAGCAGAGCACCGGTGACTTTGAGTTTGACCAGAGCATTGCCTTAAACATTGATGGCCGCATAGGCGAGAAAATGCGCATCACCGCTAACTGGGATACCAAAGCCAACTTCGATTTTGAGAACAACCTAAAGCTGGAATACACCGGCTACCCAGAGGAAATCATCAGAAAGATTGAGGCCGGTAACGTAAGCCTTCCGCTGAACAACTCCTTGATTTCCGGCGGGCAGAATTTGTTCGGTTTAAAAACCCAGTTGCAGTTAGGCAGACTCTCTGTGACCGCCATTGCCGCCAACCAACGCGGTAGCATTGACGCGGTAGACATTCAGAACGGGGCGCAGAACCGCCGGTTTGAGATACGGGCCGATGAATATGACGCCAACCGCCACTTCTTCCTGTCGCAGTTCTTTAGAGACAGATATGACCAGTCGCTCAGAAATTTGCCGTTGGTGAATTCAGGCATTGTAATTAGAAGGCTGGAAGTGTACATCACCAATGACAACCGCACCACCCAGAACCTGAGAAACATTGTGGCCCTCATGGATTTGGGCGAACCGAACCCGTATAGAAACCAGTTCAGCAATGGCTTGCCTCCCAACGCCGCCGCCGGAAACGGACAGAACCGTTTGTATGGGTCGCTCACGGCCAACAATGTACGGGGCAATAACCAGGTAGATAACTTTTTGGAGTCTTTGGGCCTGCGCAAAACCGTTGACTTTGAACGCGTGCGCGCCCGCCGCCTGGACCAACGCGAATACAAATTCAACCCGCAGCTGGGTTATATCTCCTTGAATTCCACATTGTTGCCAGAGCAAGTGTTGGGCGTGGCGTTCGAATACACCTTGAACGGCCGTACCTACAAAGTGGGCGAATTGCAGGATGATTACCAGAACGTACAGGAAGACCAGGTGATTTTCCTGAAGTTGCTGCGTGCCACCAACCCCGGCCTCAACACCCCCACCTGGGACCTGATGATGAAGAACGTGTACGCGCTCAACGCCAACCAGATTGAACGCAACAACTTCCAACTCAACGTAGTCTACAAAGACGATGAAACGGGCGGGGACCTGACCAGTTTGCAAGACGAATCTCGGTTAAAAGGCATTCCGTTGGTGCAGGTCTTCAACCTGGACAAAGTCAACACCAACAATGACCGCCCTGCAGACGGTAACTTTGACTTCTTGTCTGGTATTACCATTGACCCAGAGACCGGCCGTATTTTCTTCCCGCAGGTAGAACCGTTCGGCTCTTATCTGCGCTCCAGGTTTGACCCGGTGAGTGAGAATCAATTGATTCAGAAATACGTGTACCAGGAGTTGTATGACTCCATTCAGACAGACGCCCAGCAGTTTTCCCAAAAGAACAAGTTCTTCTTAACCGGTCGGTACCAAGCCTCCAGCACAGATGAAATTATGCTACCGGGCATCAGAATTGCCGAAGGCTCGGTGGCGGTTTTCTCGGGTGGCACCAAACTGGTGGAAGGCCAGGATTACCAGGTGTTCTATGATTTGGGCCGCGTTAAAATTCTGAACCCCAGCTACCTCAACAGCGCCAGTAACCTGCGCGTGACGTTTGAAAAAGCCGACATTCTTAACATTCAACCCCGCACTTTGCTGGGCGCACGGTTTGACTACAAAGTTGACAATGACCTCATTTTAGGCGCCACCGTCCTGCACCAGGGCGAGCGACCTTTTATTAACCGCGTGAGCATTGGCGATGAGCCCAGCAACAATACCGTCTATGGGTTTGATGTGAACTACCGTCGTGATTCCAGGTTTCTGACCCGCATGACCGACAAGTTGCCCTTCCTGGAGACCAAAGCCCCGTCTTCTATTACCTTAGGCGCTGAAATTGCCCAGTTGGTACCGCAGAAAACTGAGTTTGTAGGGGAGAACGGCGTGTCTTACATTGATGACTTTGAAAACTCCAAAACCCCGTACACCCTGGGCGGCTTTAACACCAACGCCTGGCGCGTGGCGGCAACGCCTTTCCCGCTAGCGGCCAACAGAACGGGTTTGGAGTACGCGTACAACCGGGCTAAACTGGCGTGGTACACCATTGACCAGATTTACTATTCCGCTAACAACCTTAGACCCAGCAACATTACGCGGGAGGAGCTGGAAAACCACTACATTCGGGGCGTGCAGCGCCGTGAGATCTTCCCGAACCGGGACCCGGAGACCAACAACACCTTTGAGTACACCTTTGACCTAGCCTATTACCCAGAGGAACGCGGCCAGTATAACTACAACCCCAACGTAAGTGCAGACGGAATTAGGTTGCTCAACAGTTCTTTCAACAATAACAGCATCCGGAATAACTGGGCCGGTATCAGCCGGGACATTTCGTTTGACAACAACTTTGACAACGCCAACATTGAGTACCTGGAGTTCTGGATGATGGACCCGTTCATTAAGGGCGAGCGTGGAAGAAAGATTATCACCGGCCAAGATGATGCGGAGAACAGCCGGGATGAAAACGGAAAACTGGTGTTTAACTTGGGTAACATCTCTGAAGACCTGCTCAAAGACCAACGGTACGCATTTGAGAACGGCCTCCCCACCGACGGCAACCTGCAAGCCGTAGAAGATACCCCCTGGGGCCGTGTGACCCGTAACCAGTTCCTCACAGACGCCTTTGACAACAACCCCGGCTCGCGCCAGTTTCAGGACATAGGTCTGGAAGGATTGAATGACTCAGATGAAAAGGCTTTCTTCCAACGGATTCATGCCCAGTACGGCACGTTCGCTGACCCTTCAGCAGATAACTTCCGGCACCACTTAGACCCTGTGTATGACGCTGGCAATACCAATGTCTTGAGAAGATATAAGGATTTCAACGGCATGGAAGGCAACTCGCCGGTGAACAGCAACCTTTCCAGCTACGCCTACCCAGACAAAGAAGACCTGAACCGTGACAACGTGATCAGTGACCTGGAGCAGTACTATGAATATGGTATTGACCTGCGGCCGTCACGCATGAACGTGGGCGAAAACTACATTGTAGACCGCGTAGACACGCTGGATGCCGGCGGTGAGCAAGTGCGCTGGTACCAATTCCGGATTCCCATCAGAAAGCCTACGGGCAACGTGAACAACATGCAGGGCTTTAAGTCCATCCGGTTCATGCGTATGTACATGACCCAGTTTGAGAAACCGGTGGTGTTGCGTATGGTGCAGATGCAGTTTGTGGCCAACCAATGGCGTACCTACAACACGGTTCTGTCTAACGGCGTGCCGTGCCAGGGCTGTGATTCAGACGCAGACAACTTCAACGTATCTACGGTGAGCATTGAGGAAAACGGCGAAGTAGACCAGGGCACTATTCCGTACACCTTGCCGCCGGGCGTAGAGCGCCAGCGCGACTATTCTTCATCTAACAACCGCCGCCAGAACGAGCAAGCCCTGCAGTTGTGCGTGGAGAACTTACGTGATTCTTTCAGCAAGGCGGTGTACAAAAACGTGTCACAGGACATGCTGATTTACAAGCGCCTGAAAATGTACATTCACGCGCAGAGTGCCAGCGGCACGCAGAATGATGAAGTAAGAGCATTCATTAGAATTGGCACAGACTACACCCAAAACTATTACGAGTATTCCATCCCGTTAAAAATCACGCCGCAGGGCAGCACAGACCCTAACCAGATTTGGGACCCGGGCAATACCGTGGACCTGGCCTTTGATGAACTAGTGCGCATTAAATCTCTCCGGAACCGGGCCAATCATCCTTTGAATACTTTGTTCTCTGAAACCGTAGATGGCAAAATCATCAGTGTGATGGGAAATCCAGATTTCAGTGAAGTGCAGAGCATCATGATTGGTTTGCAGAACCCAGCCACCGCTGACCGGTCCTCGCAGTCAGTGTGTATCTGGGTGAATGAATTGCGCGTGTCTGACTTTGACCGCACCGCTGGTTGGGCTGCCACCGCACGTGCCAACGTAAAACTCGCAGACTTTGCCAACCTGACCGCAACCGGTAGCTATACCACCGTAGGCTTTGGCGGCATTCAGCAGCGCGCCGCGCAACGGGCTCGGGAAAATACTGGTCAGTTTGACATCACGGCCAACATTGCCGCTGAGAAACTCTTGCCTAAGTCTTTGGGCCTGGTAGTGCCGTTGTCTGTGCAGTACGGCAAAACAGTGGTAGAACCGCGCTATGACCCGCTGGACCGAGACACCGAAATGGACCTCTCCTTACAGAAATTTGAGAACGAGGGGGAACGCGAGGCCTATAGGCAGGAAATAGTCAGCCAGACCACTACCAAGAGCATTAACTTACTCAACGTACGCAAGGAAAAAACAGACCCCGAGGCTAAGAGTCGCATCTATGACATAGAGAACCTCTCGGTGTCTTATGCCTACACAGAGGTCTTGCACACAGATATTCAGACAGACCGAAACTACACCAAGTCCTACACGGGCGGCATTGCCTACACGTTTAACAACACGCCCAAGAGCTACCAACCGTTCTCTGAGGCCAAAATTGCGCAGTCACCGTACCTGCGCTGGTTAAAAGAGTTCAACTTTACGTTGATGCCGGCCCGTATTGCCGTGCGCGCCGATTTGGACCGCCGGTACAATGAAACGTTTATGCAGGGCCGCACATCGCCGTACAGTTTGCCAGACACCGCGGGCTACCGGCCAACGTTCCAGAAATCGTTCTTCTTCAACCGTATTTATGATGTGAAGTGGGATTTGACCAAGAGTTTGTCCTTGGACTACACCGCCACCAACCGCTCAGTCATTGACGAGCCGGACGGCCGCATTAACGGTGATGTGGACTCGCTTCGCTGGAAAAACAAGCAGATCTGGCACAACCTGCAGCGCTTCGGAAGAAATACCAACTTCAACCAACTGGTTGCCCTCACCTACCGCTTGCCGCTGGACAAATTCCCGCTCACTGACTGGCTTTCTGCGGATGCCCGGTACGAGGCTGGCTTCACCTGGACCTCGGCGTCTACGGCCTTGAGCAACAATGACACGCTGCAACTGGGGAACACCATTGAAAACAAGACCGAAAAGAGCCTCAGCGGAAAAGTAGATTTAGTGCGCTTGTACAACAAAGTCAAGATTCTGAAAGCCGTGAATGATGCCACGCCGCAACCCAGCGTAAAACAGGCGCAGAACGGAAGACTTGCCTCCGGAACTCCCGGTGCAGCTGCCGCAGACTCTACCCAGAAACGCGAGAACAAAGCCCTCAAAGCCGTGTTGCGCACCTTAATGTCAGCGAGGTCCGTCAATTTCACGTTCGCCCAGACCGAAGGCACGTTATTGCCAGGCTTCTTGCCAACGGCGCAGAACTTTGGCTTGGCAGACGGGTTTGGCGCGCCAGGCATGGGCTTTGTGCTGGGGAAACAATATCCGTTGAATGAATTGTATGAAAGGGCTAACAATGAAGGCTGGTACACCGACAGCAGCCAGTACCTGAACACGCCGTTGAGCGCCCTGAACTCCATCAATTTAACCGCCAGAGCCACCATAGAACCGTTCAGAAACTTCATCATCACCTTAGACGCGGCCATGAACAAGTCTGAGATTGAGGAAGTGTTTTACCGCCGTGACACCGAGGATTTGGTGGTGAAACGCCAGAATCCGTTCACTACGGGCGCGTACCGCGTGTCGTTCATTACGGTGCAGACCATGTTTGAGTCCAAGGCAGGAAATCAGTCGGCGGCGTTTGAGACCTTCATCAGAAACCGTTCGGCCATTGCCAGCCAGTTGAACGCAGCCAACAACGGCCCCGGCGTGTATGCCATGAACTCGCAGGATGTCTTGATTCCGGCGTTCATACGCGCGTACCAGGGCAAAGGCGTGGAAGGCTACGAAGCCAAACCCGCCAAACCGTTTGACGCCGTGCCGCTGCCCAACTGGAACATTGTGTACAACGGTCTGTCATCGTTGCCGCTGTTCCAGAAATATTTCAGCTCGTTTACCCTGAACCACGCCTACCAGTCCAACCTGGCGGTGGCCAACTTCAGCACGTCCCTGGAATATAACTTTGAACCGTCAGGCTTCCCAGACATCACCAACCAGCAGGGCGAAATCATTCCATATTACATTGTAAACCAGGTAGCCATCACCGAGAGCATGTCGCCGCTGATTGGGGTGAACTTCAGAACCAAAGGCCAGATCACCGGCCGTCTGGAATACAAAACCCAACGCAATCTCTTGCTGAACATGACCAACGCCCAAGTAACCGAAAACGGCGTGAAGGACATTGTGGTCGGCTTAGGCTACACTACCACCAACTTTAAGGTGCCGTTCAGAATTGGCGGCGAGCGCAAGACCCTGCAGAATGAACTCACCATGCGCCTGGACCTGACCATTAGAGACAATGAGACCGTGCAGCGCACCATTGCCGTAGACAACAACGGCGTGGAATACCAGAACAACCTCACCACCGCCGGCAGCCTGCAGATGCAGCTCAGACCCACCATTGACTATGTGGTGAGCCAGCGCCTGAACGTGCAACTCTATTTCACGCAGAACATCAATGAACCCAAGGTGGCCAACTCCTTCCGGAACACCGTGACCGAGGGCGGCGTGCAGATACGGTTCAGTCTGTCTGACTAA
- the ruvA gene encoding Holliday junction branch migration protein RuvA gives MIAYLDGRLTYKDPSFVIIDVGGMGYELRISLNTYTALPDGERCKLFTYLHIKEDAHTLYGFVNPAEKSAFLHLISISGVGPNTGLMILSSLTVAEVQQAIVREDVRTIQQVKGIGAKTAQRIILELRDKFRKGLGADSINVSFDAHNTSRDEALSALVTLGFAKNVAEKTLDAIIKREGTALTVEDLIKFALKSS, from the coding sequence ATGATAGCATACTTAGACGGCCGCCTCACCTACAAAGACCCTTCTTTTGTGATCATTGACGTGGGCGGCATGGGCTATGAACTCAGGATTTCCCTGAACACCTACACGGCCCTGCCAGACGGTGAGCGCTGCAAACTGTTCACCTACCTGCACATCAAGGAAGACGCCCACACGCTTTATGGCTTTGTGAACCCCGCCGAGAAAAGCGCCTTTCTGCATCTTATCTCTATTTCAGGCGTGGGGCCTAACACTGGGCTCATGATTCTTTCTTCGCTCACTGTGGCAGAGGTGCAGCAGGCCATTGTGCGTGAAGATGTGCGCACCATACAGCAGGTGAAAGGCATAGGCGCCAAAACGGCTCAGCGCATCATTCTTGAACTGCGTGACAAGTTCAGGAAAGGCTTGGGCGCAGACAGCATAAATGTCTCATTTGATGCGCACAATACGTCCCGTGACGAGGCGTTATCTGCATTAGTTACCTTAGGTTTTGCCAAGAATGTGGCCGAAAAAACCTTAGATGCCATCATTAAACGCGAAGGCACTGCCCTAACCGTGGAAGATCTCATCAAGTTTGCCCTTAAGTCATCTTAA